The DNA window cacgatgagacacaaataacataataacataaacgtggtcaactgaaaacttcgatataaaatcggcaattttatggtataagagtagaccaatcaccatatgcggtttcgtgtctcacatgtaaacaactggttttcttacgccctctacgctgacgaacgataaatgttggaactagatcataaaaaattatcaaatgtggtcaaatacaaatgattgacgagttatgtacatatctgatgttatgatcagagttatgactatatgttcaaattatattttttaatttgatgtcattatgttatatatctacaattatctttatcaatacaatattaataaatatagataccatgtttccaaattatagaaatacaattttcataaatcttgaacgtaaataacatttctccatacgtataattattcgcatttctacaattttttaacactattaatacgcattcattttgaatatcttttgtaactgaacttgaaaaagaaattaaattgaaatttactatatatttccatgtatatttcatttaaacaacataaattttagctttaaagaatcatgtaaaatatcaattaatattaattgtgaaattcgaaagagttaagaattaattaatcaataattatgtagttgatcgttttttgcgagatgtcaatctatttcactattcactcagaacgtagttgtattatttttttgcacgtttctaatgagaaaataaacgacgaacgcaacgtactgttatgcgagactaccggacttatctattctctatagataagtcagacaaatagatgagtcagaactcacgggctttctcatctactagactaaggcaaaattactcaccggtacagagatttcatgttgaagtccaaccctgcgaaaactccgacctccacgtcattccctatctctaagggctagtgtcatccatccccaccaaacttccatagttgtactcttatataaggccctgcgaaagggcgcggagagagagagagagagagagacagacagagaagaagttacaagtagcccgtcagtcgactcgtttgttacaaagttattcgtcgtgtacaaaatcgcttgtattcttgcttggcgacctattcccaaataaacctaagttgtgctggaagagtttggagtttattcgaggatactctttgtttggaactatagcgaaaggaaagaggtataggttgcgatagagacaggtagagaataatagtggactgtatgaaataataaataatgtattaagaataaagcggaaagaatacaagatagcggtgaagtgcagaggtacacgaaagcggagaatagatagtagtcggagatgtaacgcgcaaatcgtgaagcgcacgatttgggagagtgaagtgtcgtggagcgcacgaataaacgaaagtaaagcgagactgtgatcgagcgatcgagcgtgtctaaagacctcgtttcgcggttatcgcgggttatttatactatgcgtggccaccggcgtcggaaggaataaggagtggggtttttgaaaatgacaaaggatttggcagtgtcgaacgttagctagcgcacgagggcaatgccctaacggccgctactgcacaggaaacaaggacggtgggtgacggatttgatattttggattatgggaacggtggctcacgcgacaagtaaacgtttagaagtaaacacaaagtttacgtctgagtgcgttgacccggtctcggcgccgtgctcgatcagctggctattgtcaacgccgagacacggtcgcaccgaggccgctcgcctgcggattaggtcgcaaaaactatggcacaagaaatgatgtttgcgttaccgagattctcggtaacgcctgcagtgatttcgaacactcttcatctaccccttcctgcggcataacagaggactaatttttggtggcagcggtgggataggccgcaattcagcaagaagaccgaggtcaacaaggcgacaagacgaaatctggaaggatataagacgattatgaaaattctattcgggtaagtgaatgccttttcacacatattggaacccgaaatcagaaattcacaccgaaagtgatagcagcgagtcgttacatagttttattcataaaactctcgagaaaatgagtcgacccgcgagccctgttagaagcagccttgaacaacaaatggctgaactactgagaaaatgtcttaaattaatgactctctgcgaagagcaacggaaagaaatcgacgaactacgacatggggaaacttcagtaccactagaacctgtaaacgttagaatcagagatgatgaaagtgacagctcctttcggtcaacggacgaacaacgcgttttgctcaggagaacgaaagaatcaagacaggtttatacagtcaacaaacccacgggatctgaccgaggaattacaaatcgaggaaacattacaattgctctccgaatgggacaaagcaggtcaagtcgagtattcctcctagacacaggagcgagaataaatttaataaaagcagcagcagcagttgttttacctacacgagcgcgaatcaatcgtttttatggaattgatgatAGAGAAGTCGTCTCAACCAGAGAAGCTAAACTTACAGTAGGAAATCGTGAACATATTTTAGCAATAGTACCAGATAGTTTTCCTATAGAAGAAGACGGGTTACTCGGCATGCCGTTCCTTGAGGGGGAGGAAGCCAAGATAGATACCAAGCATAGGACGATAGAACTAACAGGTACTTTGCATAGGATCCTACATTTTAGTAAGGACTCGATTGAGGGTCgagaaaaacgtttaaaattattagacgaaAATACACGGGTAGCCCATTTGACAGATCCGAAAGCTATTGAATTAGTCAGGAAGGTATCGCGAGAGTTTGAGGACATCCTTGCTTTGCCAGGCGACGCACTGCCTATGACAAAACTGACCGAGCATAGCATACCTGTCACAGATGAAGCCCCTATATATGTCAAGCAGTTCCAAGGATTGGCAGGATATTACCGGAGATTTATCCCAAATTTCTCGCAGTTAGCTAAACCAATGAATACGCTTCTGAGAAAGGACAGGAACTTCGAGTGGAAGCAAcaacaagaggaatcttttcaacatctgaagacagaactttgcggagatcgtgtactcatgtacccagattttaaaagacaattcattttatctactgatgcatccggtgaagctttaggagcggtactggcacaaaaagatgagagcggaaaagaaaaaccaatcagctttgcaagtcggaccctaaacgaagctgagcaaaaatattcaaccacggatcgcgaaatgcttgccatggtttggagtgtaaagcacttccgcccctactcatatggtcgaaagttcgttataattactgatcatcagccactgaaatggctaaataacatgaaaaacccaactgccatgcagacgcgatggaggatcattttagaagagtatgattacgagattcaatacaaaaagggatgtttgaattctaacgctgatgcacttagtagaaatccggtaattaatcaaacttatcgtctcctacacgaacgttttaaccgcgatattaacgaaaaatggcgtatgttatacagtataggcataactttacctaatagaagtaaacatgtaaaacgtggttggttgaatcccattggagatttagccaatgtattattcggaacccttagtcaaaaggacgccgaatattacgattcggaacttgataaactttatacagatagtaaaagtttagccgtacacctagataaagaaacaaccattgtaaaaggcattgttaaagacttttccaattatcgtgatagaattcaatcattcataaatgtaaccactgaagcaatctatcaggttacagataagatagaacagcgacaaattcaactcagtacagcaactttattatctgaacttgtaactgaatacggggaattaacacaaactcagaagtttaatcaacaatggaatccaaggaaaattggaccccacattgctaaattcagtagacttagtaacaattctaaaaagcattgaatccaaatttggagctgaaaggatgctatttcctgccacgaaagaatcagccttcctatatcaacgagtcatcgaagttaatacttttgtcttacatgatacacaactttgctttgaaatgaaaattccaattcttgaaccagaacaatataacctttatcaactagtaccaatcccccttattcgggacaaactaatgtatgtagttagcataactgttcgatatatactactagacagcacaactaaatactacagccctgtcgagtctatggatattcacaaatgtaaaatcttcgagaaaatccgaatttgtgaaagaacgactccagttctcacttcatcatttcaagaccaatgtatagcgcaagcaattcatatattcccagaaagtaggaaatatcaaatatccatcatcaaaattctaaatcccatctggatacaactttactctaaacgtgtaaagaagaagaagatattttaattcatcaCATATCTTTAGGTATAACCGAAACCATCTGGACCACACTTAAAATTATCACCGTTAGTTTAATCCTACTAGctctattatatgtattatgcaaattaaaagtctggaaactcataagtttatgcttcaaaccttgcaatcagtatgtaaactgtttcaatacaggaggtacccacgtttataacgaaaatgtaacgaCACCGTCACCTCAGTATTCTGTCAGGTTCACATCAAAACCTCAAAATGACCAAGCATTCACTGTCGATGAAGTTAGCGACGAACCCGTACCAAtttatgtaaaaccgtcaaagcgtaaaaccgtactcaaaccaatcttgtaaaaagaacataccttaccaaggtatattcttttaaaataaggaaggggatgttatgcgagactaccggacttatctattctctatagataagtcagacaaatagatgagtcagaactcacgggctttctcatctactagactaaggcaaaattactcaccggtacagagatttcatgttaaagtccaaccctgcgaaaactccgacctccacgtcattccctatctctaagggctagtgtcatccatccccaccaaacttccatagttgtactcttatataaggccctgcgaaagggcgcggagagagagagagagagagagagagagacagacagagaagaagttacaagtagcccgtcagtcgactcgtttgttacaaagttattcgtcgtgtacaaaatcgcttgtattcttgcttggcgacctattcccaaataaacctaagttgtgctggaagagtttggagtttattcgaggatactcttcatctaccccttcctgcggcataacagtacgacacgtacaaacactaccgcattcatcgagctcgatcacacttgttcagtcgtgatgccagaatcgcgttgttatgcgagactaccagacttatctattctctatagataagtcagacaaatagatgagtcagaactcacgggctttctcatctactagactaaggcaaattactcactggtactgagatttcagattaaagtccaaccctgcgaaaattccgacctccacgtcattccctatctctaagtgctagtgtcatccatccccaccaaacttccatagttgtacccttatataaggccctgcgaaagggcgcggacagacacacacacagagaagaagttacacgtaacccgtcagtcgactcgtttgttacaaagttattcgtcgtgtacaaaatcgctttgtattcttgcttggcgacctattcccaaataaacctaagttgtgctagaagagtttggagtttattcgaggatactcttcatctaccccttcctgcggcataacagcgtgacgccgcacagtggtgccaaatggccaaaaagcggcaaaaaatctgtaaaatgaaactatccaacgaatttgtttgaaaatctgtggaaagattaccacagttacaacgcttatttggcaaaaactttttgcacaaagttgttaatattaagtaatatgggctaatcgaaaatctctgttttctgcccattttttatttatggaagcataaaacaaatcctttaatagattttggtctggaactaatcgttttggcaaggtgtaatattgatctaactttgtgcaaaaattcatgagaccctttcgtcacaatttaagtttaaatatcaactttcagaatttccaagagtgaatcgtgcggaagctacgattatttgattttccaggtgaaattttttaggaatatttctaattaataaagaaaaatgtgaagtgcatatgatttattaatttttcatgtatacaaaaatatttaataacaattttttttatcttacataaattatttttatagcgttcattggagcactaccaaaaaatacctgttgcatttttgcgacagtggtccagtgaacgaaaactttgtttatttaacataaaaaattgttattaaatatttttttatatgtatgaatgtcattttttttattatctgatatgtatcccttaaaaattccacctgaaacatcaaataatcgtgacatacacgcgattcattcttggaaattccgaaagttgatatttgaacttaaattgcgacgaaagcatctcgaagtatctcatgattttttgcacaacgctagatcaatattataacttgccaaaacgattagttccaaatcgaagctattcaaaggattttttgtattcctccataaataaaaaatgagcgtaacgcaaagggaattcaggttagtccatattacttagtgttaaacaacgttttttggaaaattttttttaccagttaatagttgaagccatttgcaataacccatatgatttgtagacccctaagtattcaattataggcggagtaattacataactatcgcactgaaaactgatgaattctcaggagcgaggaaatggttatttaccatgcgtatatctccgtaaaaaaaattttttcaaaaatctgactggcacatcatgcacgtactattaggctatacaaaaataatttttttttataaaaatcgaaaatttataaaaaggattttttgccgccttggcaccactgttcgccgtcccacgtgaagggttggctctcgtaccgtcgtctccttaaggctcgtacagacctgaacatttcgacgaacattgcgccgaacagcgaacgaaacgcaagatcgcgccgttcggttcgccgaaatgaatgtcgattttgcgtttcgttcgctgttcggcgcgccgttcggcgcaatgttcgtcgaaatcttcaggtctgtacgagcctttacgttgcttctactatgcacgcgctacacacaagcgtatctctattctgtccgtgtgagctgcctgctcgactgttcgacgcgttccaccgaattcacgttaccaaagtttcgagcgcctgagccgcaatcgattagcacaatcgattcgtggttcggcgaggcgcacattttgctacaacatttaaactaaaaaagatatcaatgcgaaatttggactagaaatcttttttaaagatcgggtttaatggcgtatactgaaatatgttatatattttttaaataattttttttgttgatttttaagacaaagacagataagatggtcaaaagtgtctccaaaccaaattaatttttagtcgtaccattctcaacaaaaaattacgaaagaattcttgaatattctacctaatatcatacacgactgagactttttcagaatttttggctgcaaaatagatttttaaataaatccgaaagcataaaattgccgattttatatcgaagttttcagttgaccacgtttatgttattatgttatttgtgtctcatcgtgattattaatgtgtaatttttaaagattttccagattatacaaacatgtttaagaaaattggataattgaattgtccaatcatttgaagaaagtgcacatttcgaattgaagtttccgagataccagttttataaaaattcagtagttagataatactgaaacaatttttcttatttttttataaattgcatcgtcgttaaaaaaaaaatcaattgtttcgatgcctcctgatcgttttgtaggtgtattatgtaatattgaacatttttatattgaggaaaacagtgtagaaacttaaaactgcagtataaaatattttatttgcgttacatttcaatatataactctgactctcaacagtttcggttggtgcaggccgtaaaacgtctccggctgagaatcttttcgtccgccatcgaaacccgcatcgaatgaaagttcaaattttagatttttcaatataccttcataaaattgtgacgagtgaattgttaggggcttttcctgaagaaaatgagtccaaactcctaccgcgaccggtcaaatgaccgtttttaaaatttcgattagaatttcctatatacaacgtagttgaatcgcctttaaacttcacgacttttcctacaatatgcgtataatacatttttcaatatttacttctttttttattgtttattttctgagaaaaatttgtagtctgtcttacctaccacgaccggtcatttgaccggtagatcgatttatatctttttgtaatagtattctttcaaagactcaattccgaaactataaagtcgttacaaacggaaggtaatgcagttgtggcatgattttagccgaaaagtgcttacagtcctcgctcgcctatcggcctcgcggtctttatttgcttgattggtatccgaagcggtccagaacctcggattttcttacaccgtcttatctactatgactgtaaaataaataaaatcatagccgaaggagatgcctagacgtcttctcacgaattcaaatcagtaaagtctcgtgagctggacagagagcatcaaaacgtgaaagttacaaggagcatattcggcagtcttttactattttgtatttttattctattattattctacttttattttctattgtattacgcgttataagtgtcattttcaaaaaagtgaacaaaccaacaatacttcgtagcaagtttcacattttatcttttgttcatttttttatccatcttgatttacatttttatattttagtttttattttatcccttgaatattcattcccaaaatgtaaagacgttcgaaatttttgatattgcaaatgacaatacggaaaattatgatctatttgagaacgactcgaacaccgatgaggacgaagggaatgtttcgaacgtacgtagaggacgaaagagaaggagatttttagttacttccgatagcgagaatgaggaagaggtaatcgaaactgctatagacggaactgtttggcaagaagtaaaagaagggtctaatcctggaagagcacctattcataatatgtttaggggaacatcaggcccaacagggtatagtaaacgaaatattatgcggtgaaaacgaataaaatatacattatatactcctaaataaaagaaactatatttttatactgtcaaattggctattatcttcattctatattaaaaaatataagttgtgctacagaccggtcatttgaccggtcgcggtagaaataggtatacgcgaagtttcggtaggaatagtgttaatgcgaatagtatttttaatacgaataagttgtagagcttatccagatgaaaatgagtccaaacacgacatcatttggattatcttcaacaagattttaatttttatcgtaacattacgtatcaataaaattgttcgattacactcgagtttggactcattttcatcaggaaaagcccctcaattcactcgccgcaattttatggaggtatattgaaaaatctaaaagtttgaactttcattcgtgcgcgattctccatctgcttacattgtataccgtttgtcagtcgctgggtctttgaagatcggcgttcgtcggacctcgtcgccgcttattcgagctggcaaaagttattcgaagatttatccgaagcctttgaataaaagatacagataaaagatgaaaatttattccaagttcgaataaatccgcttcgaataaaaaaaattctctctattcgtccgataaattctcgtctaataaaattatttattcgacagagatactttttttattcgaactttcgaataacgaataaagataaaatatctttgattcgaatccttatttaaataatttgttatctaaatagtgcccaactctgtctggaatgcagtgcaagggacactcttgtccgtgtcggtttgcactatcgactctgacgttaacagaaccgaagaaataaaaagaaatacgcggatactacgaccgctgctgctctggtggactacgactctacggttgctcggaggaatacttgtttatttgaggctagttggttgactggtcttgtcgtctcttcactccttgcagctaatctcggtgtgggtggggtctaagaatctctgtcttctaatttgttcgtgattggtcaatcattgtcattgatcttcgttggcgcctaccattgccaaagggagggtaaccttgtgccgaggtggacgcgcggtaccctcactcgatgggtccggaaaggcgttataaacctgcgcccggtaaagtgttgtaaattttgtcccgggccgctaccataaatgctagtgcattacaaacatgataaactggaggtaggccgaagtctgccacccagatgtttggttatattgaaatatttgttttgtcttgtgacggaacaataccaaagtaaaatttaaactgaaaaaattaaaaagaatcgggtttaatggtatatactgaaatatattttgtatttttaaatcattctttttgttttttaaatttaattacccttaaaaaatgttcaaaactagttattataaatattgttgttcaatcttttatcaatcccaaataattaaatttattagaatatatatgctgcgaatgaaaagcaatatcagaagtacattgaataagtagctattaaatagtcaaatgaaattaatgatatcaacgtcgtattttatttaattaaatttaaactacattcttacttttggctaatattgaactaatttaattttttataattatgttattacactgttgtagttgtaattgcacagggaagacgactgatgtagtagaaagaacaagaaaaaagtgtttaacgaaaaaaaaatcgttccatgcgggattcgatccgggaccaaaatattctcagccggagacgttacgttattattattattacattacgtctccttcgatgcactcgcgtgtcagccgtaatggaattaagaggaaacaacattcttttgtttcattcatcatatgaatcctcgacatgagatttaaaattatatcag is part of the Halictus rubicundus isolate RS-2024b unplaced genomic scaffold, iyHalRubi1_principal scaffold0264, whole genome shotgun sequence genome and encodes:
- the LOC143364099 gene encoding uncharacterized protein LOC143364099, coding for MYSASNSYIPRNLILLALLYVLCKLKVWKLISLCFKPCNQYVNCFNTGGTHVYNENVTTPSPQYSVRFTSKPQNDQAFTVDEVSDEPVPIYVKPSKRKTVLKPIL